A single window of Kwoniella dejecticola CBS 10117 chromosome 8, complete sequence DNA harbors:
- a CDS encoding ribosomal protein P2, with amino-acid sequence MKYLASYLLLQLGGNASPSAADVKAHLETVGIEAEQERLDKLISELEGKDINELIAEGSSKLASVPSGGAAPAASSGGAAAAAGGAEAAPAEEKKEEAKEESDDDMGFGLFD; translated from the exons ATGAAATACCTCGCTTCttaccttctccttcaactcgGTGGTAAcgcctccccctccgccGCCGATGTCAAGGCTCACCTCGAGACCGTCGGTATCGAGGCTGAACAAGAGAGACTCGACAAATTGATCTCCGAACTCGAGGGTAAGGACAtcaacgag CTCATCGCTGAAGGTTCCTCCAAACTCGCCTCCGTCCCATCCGGTGGTGCCGCCCCTGCTGCCTCTTCCGGAGgtgccgccgccgccgctgGTGGTGCCGAGGCCGCCCCTgctgaggagaagaaggaggaagccaAGGAGGAGTCCGATGACGACATG GGTTTCGGTCTTTTCGACTAA